In Desulfosporosinus youngiae DSM 17734, the genomic stretch ATTATAAAAGAGACCTGCTCCAGATACGGTTTTAAGTCTTATGAAGGTTGATATTCGAAGTAGCAACTTTCGAACATCTAATATCTAATATCTAATATCGAATACGAGAGGAAGGATCTCCATGCGAAACATTGTTCTCATTGGATTTATGGGAACTGGCAAAAGCACGGTTGGAAAGCGCCTGGCTCAGTCGCTCGCTTGGGATTTCGTTGACACAGATTATGAAATCGGGGAAGTAACCAGCATGAGTGTCAGTGAAATTTTTCGCCGGCATGGGGAGACCCGTTTCCGGTCAGAAGAAAGCATTGTGGTAACAAGGCTTAGCCAGCAGGAACGACTGGTTATCGCCACCGGCGGGGGGACAGTTTTAAATCCGGCTAATTGGAATGCTTTGGCTCAGAATGGAATTGTTATCGCTCTTCACGCTTCGCTGGAAGCAATTCTCGCTCGGATAGGGCATAAGAATGATCGTCCTCTTCTCAAAGGCCCAAGAGATGTGATTGAGAAATTGTGGTCTGATCGGCAAGCATGTTACGCCCAGGCAGACTATATTGTGGATACGTCGAAAAAAAGTATTGATGAAGTTGTCAGAGAGATTCTGGCCTGGCTGGAGAGGATGAAGGAAAATGAGTTTAGAGAAGTGGCCAAAGATTGATGTAAAAGCAGATCGTTCCTATCCGGTGTTCTTGGGAGTCTCCCTTGAAGAGTTAGGGGAATTCTTACACCTTCAGTTTGAGGATGTGGAACATATTCTTATTATTTCCCATCAGGTAGTGGCTGACGTTTATTTAGACCGTCTCCAGAAAGGACTGCTTGACTATCGTGTAAATCAGATAATTGTTCCTGCTGGAGAACAAGAAAAGTCTTTGGAGCGAATAAGTCAGTTAACAAGGGCAGCACTGGAATGCGAAACGGATCGCAAAACCCTTGTCATTGCCCTGGGAGGAGGGGTTATTGGAGATTTGGCGGGTTTCTTTGCCAGTGTCTTCATGCGGGGCATTCGTTTGATACAAGTCCCTACCACGTTGTTGGCGCAAGTGGATAGCAGTGTTGGCGGAAAAGTAGCTGTGAATCATCCCCTTGGCAAGAATATAATCGGTGCTTTTTATCCTCCCCTGGCGGTTTGGACAGATTTCTCGACCTTAGACAGTTTGCCTTGGGAAGAAGTTGAAAATGGTTTAGCAGAAAGCATTAAGCATGCTTTAATTGCAGACAGGAGCCTTTTCGAGTTTTTTGAGAATGAAGAAGAGAGGATCAAGGAGCGGGAAAAATCCATTTGGAGCGAAATGGTGGTACGCTCTTCAGCTGTGAAGGTGAACATCGTATCCCAAGATGAACGCGAACAAGGAGTACGCGCTTTGCTTAATCTGGGACATAGTTTCGGACATGCCCTGGAGACTGAGATGAACTACCGCGGTGTAACTCATGGGCAAGGGGTGAGCATCGGAATCGCAGCAGCATCACATCTGGCTAACGCAAAAGGTCTAATGACTATAGCGGAGGTTGATCGGATTAAACAGTTGCTGAATAGGTTTGGCTTGCCGATTATGATCCCTGGGCAAGACCCGCGGGCTTTGTTGGAACGAATGCAAGCGGACAAGAAAAACCAAGGGGGACGTAAGATTTTAATCTTGCCTAAAGGAATTGGGCAAGCGGTTGTTTCCAGGGAATGTACCGATCAAGAAATCCTAGCTGCCTGGAAACAGGTTATTTCATAACATAATGTCCGTTTGGACTAATAAAACTAATAAATAGGTAGATCTGACAAAGCGCTTAAGAAACTTTGTCAGATTTTTGTTTTTAACCTGGGAAATATGTCTTTTTGCAGAGGGCTTTAGTGCATAGCAAACTATAACAAAGAAGAATAGTAGTTAAGGTTATTTTCGAGGAGAACCTGTCGAGAGTGGAAGGGATTTCCTTATAAACAGAGAAATCAAGAAGAACTATAGTTGAGAGAATGACGATTTCGGACGCTGAAAGATGTGGATAAGCCTTGAGAAGGTTAAATTATGTAATAAGAAGGAATTATGCTGGTTTCGTATTATGGGAACTTCTAATCGTCCTCTTTCTAATGGGACTGATCTTAACCTTGTCCGCACCGCATTTCGGTTCGGCCTCTAACCACGTTCGCAAGCACGTAAATCGAGTCAACATACAAAAAATCGAAGGCGCTGCTCAGCTCTATCGGATTGATGTGGGGACTTATCCGCTCAGCGTTAGTGATTTGCTGGAGTCGCCGAGGGGTGTGAGTCATTGGCAAGGTCCGTATCTCGATGAAATCCTAATCAATCCTTTCGATTCAGAGCAGGGCTATGAGTTTGATTTGTCAGGACGAGTCAAAAATGTTTCGGGTAATTAAGGATTTAACGTTTTTATGGGAGACCATAAGGAGGGAGTCATCATCCCAAACAAGAACTTCGTACCTAGGAACGGATATATTTTATTTGATGTGCTGCTAGCTCTCGTTCTCTTTTCCTTAGGTTTTGCGGTCCTTTTTGGATTGTCGATGGGAGCGGTTTCTGAAGCCCGGCAGGCTGCAAGTTTGATGGAGGGGGCTAACCTCGCCCAAAAAACGATGGATCGCTTGGCAGCAAATGTGTGTATCCCGGGCGGGACAGCGGAAGGACGAGAAGGGAAATTCCAATGGTTAATCCATTCAGAATGGCAGGACATCCCGGAACTTTTGAAAGTAAGTGTTGAAGTCCGTTGGATGGATCGGGGCAACCCTCACCGATACAAGCTGGAGAGCCTGTATGCTGTTGAGTAAGAGGGGGCATTCAGAACGTGGATTAACCCTTATGGAGGTTATATTTGCGTTATTAATCTCGGGCATTTTTCTAATGGTTTCAATGCGATTATTGACAGATCAGTGGCGGGGATCACGTGCCCTCAAGAATTACCTGGAAGCACACTATGCCGTCATGACGGCAGGAAAAACGGTCTCTGATGCAATAAGGACGGCTGAAACCGCAAATTGGACCCCGGGTTCTAAAGTATTACAGGTTTTGCCTTTACGGGATGATACAAACCCTCGGCCAACGCTTGATTCCTATTTTATGGATGATTTAGACCGGGATGGGAAGAACGATTTGTACTGGAGACACTTGGGGGTTTCCCAACCAGTTGCCAGTTATCTGACTGGGTGGAAATGCGTGGAGGTGGAACCTGGGTTATGGGAGATCTTTTTGGAAGCAAATATGGATGGACAAACCGCAACTTGGCAAAGCACTGTTCGGCAAAGAATCTATCCTCCAATTCCGAAGGAGTAGCCATTACCTGTATTAGTTTGAGCAAGCCAAGGGCGTCCGGTTATGTCAGCCTTCTCATTCTTTTGCTTTTAACACTCCTTTCAGGATTAGGAATGGAAAGCTATCTCAAGGCTAACACCGAATATCGCATGGTGAAAAGGGAAACCCAAAGCAGACAAGCCCTCTATCTTGCTGAAGGAGGGATTGAATGGGCCAAAGCTCATTTGCCGGCTAATCCGGGATTGCGGCGGGGAAACTTGTCCTTCGATACGGGTCAGGTTGATATAGTAATTGAGTTGAGCGGAGGAGAATACAAAGTGACATCGAAAGGACTTGCCGGATTAGCTGTTCGAAAAATTGAGGAACGATTACAGATGGATAATGGGACCTGGGTCATAATAAGCTATCAGGAGTTGCATTAGTGAGATTATGATAAACCAACATGAATTGGGTCAGTTTTTGCTCGCTAATCAATATGTAGATAAGGCGGGATTGTCAGCTGGATTAGAATTAGCACTCCAAAGTGGAGAATCAATTGGAGATGTGCTTGTGCGTACGGGTGTTTTGTCCAAAGCCGCGTTGTTAGAAGCTATGAGCCGGTATTTGGGCATCCCGCAAGTTTCCCTGACCCGGGTCATCATTGACTCTGCTGTAGCAAGCTTGATTCCTGAAGAAATGGCCCGCCGTTATACTCTTATCCCGTTGGAACAGCGATCTGGGACCCTAAGAGTCGCCATGCTTGACCCTACCCACCAACGAGCTCTTCGCGACGTTCGAATGTTTACGGGGTTAGAGATTGAGCCGGTTTTCGCTAAGGCAGGGGAAATCGAAGCAGCCATTCGTCAGTTTTTAACCGTAGAACAGTCTGTTGCACACCTTGCGCATTACGCGGACCATGTCGTTGAAGATCAGGCAGCCCGGTCAGGTGAGTTTTCTGAAACGACAGACGGCGATTCTCAAGAGGGCGAGGCCCCAATCCTTAAATTTGTGTATTCCGTATTGCATGAGGCGGTTGTGCAGGGGGTTAGTGATATTCACTGGGAACCTCGCAAAAGTGAGTTTGTTGTGCGCTATCGTATTGATGGCAAATTAATCGGTAAGCACACTCTCTCTGCTAAGGTCGCCCGAACGATCGTCTCTTGCTTAAAAGTGATGGCTCAAATGGATGTTGCAGAACGCCGATTTCCCCAAGATGGCCGAATGACCTTCACGGCAGGACTTCGGACGGTTGACCTGCGGATGTCATCAATGCCCACAGTATATGGAGAAAAAATAGTGGTGCGAATTTTAGATCCGAAGATGGCTCAACGTTCCCTCAATGATTTAGGTATGCGCTCAGAGGTTGAAAAAGGGGTAAAAGCTTTATTGAAACGCCCTAATGGTTTGATATTAGTTGTCGGGCCAACGGGAAGCGGAAAGACGACAACTCTCTATGCGCTGCTCAGGGAATTAAATGCTGAGGAGCAAAACATTATATCCATTGAAGAACCTGTGGAATATCAACTATCCGGAGTGAATCAGGTTCAAGTCAATCTTCCGGCCGGACTCAGCTTTCCTGTCGGCTTAAAATATATCCTGCGGCAAGATCCGGATGTCATTATGATTGGGGAAATCCGTGACGAAGAAACTGCGTCAATCGCTATCACCGCTTCTCTGACCGGGCATTTGGTTTTATCAACCCTACATACAAACACAGCTGCCGAGGCCTTAGCTCGACTCATCGATATGGGAGTAGAACCCTTTCTGCTGGCGTCTGCGGTCAGTGGGGTTTTATCCCAACGTTTAGTGCGTCGACTATGTGAGCATTGTAAAATCCTGCAGGATGTTTCCGAGGCGGAAAAAAGGGCCCTGCAATTACCGGAGTCGGTTTTTCAGCTGCATCGGGCGGTTGGATGCCCGAATTGCCTGGGAACAGGTTTTCGAGGTAGAATTGGGATACATGAATTTATGCTCTATGATCAGGAGATTAAAGAACTGGTCCTTTCCGTGCAAAATGCCAGAGAGATTGAGCAGCAAGCCATGGTTTCAGGAATGCTCACGGTCTATGAGGACGGGCTGTTGAAGGTCAGGCGAGGACTTACAACGGTAGAGGAAGTATTGCGGGTTACTTCAAGAATAGAAGGATAAGAGGAGACGAACAAGATGCTGTCACTTAAAGAACTTATGGTTTTAGCTGGAGAACAAAAGGCGTCAGATATCCATTTGACGGTGGAGAGCCCTCCGGTTTTTCGTATTAACGGTGCAATGATTCAACAAACGGCGGAAAAACTTTCTCAGGCTGACTTAGAAACCTTTGCTCATTCATTGCTGAATGAAAACCAAGCTAAACGGTTTGCTGAATCCGGTGAATTGGATTTATCTTACAGCTTGCCCGGCGTCGGGCGTTATCGGGTTAACATGTTTCGGCAAAGGGGATCTATTGGAGTGGTTATTCGCTTAATTCCTTTTGTGATTCCGAGCCCGGAAGACTTGGGTTTGCCGCCTGTAAGTATTGAGTTGGCTAAACTGCATAAAGGGTTGGTTTTGGTGACAGGCCCGACTGGAAGCGGAAAATCGACAACTCTGGCTTCGCTGCTGGACTATATCAATCGTACACGGGCTTGTCACATTGTTACGATCGAAGATCCGATCGAATATTTACACCGTCATAAGCTGAGTTTAGTCAATCAGCGGGAAGTTGGCAATGATACGCATTCATTTTCGAATGCGCTTCGGGCCGTCTTACGACAAGATCCGGATGTGATTTTAGTTGGTGAGATGCGGGATTTGGAAACCATCTCGACGGCTGTGACGGCGGCTGAAACAGGGCACTTAGTTTTCAGCACGCTTCATACAAATGATGCCACCCAGTCAGTTGATCGTATGATTGATGTTTTCCCTCCCCATCAGCAGCAGCAAATTCGTGTACAACTGGCAGCGGTTCTGCAGGGGATTATGTCTCAACAATTGTTTCCCAGGGCAGATCACAAAGGAAGAGCCGCAGCTATTGAGGTCTTGACAGCCACACCTGCGGTGAGGAGCCTGATCCGAGAGGGAAAAACCCATCAACTGCCGACCGTGATTCAGACAAATGCAAAGTTAGGAATGCAATCCATGGACAAAGCTATTATGGATTTAGTCCAAAGGGGTCTGGTGGCTTACGAAGTTGCTAAAGAAAAGCTCCAGAGTCCGGATAACTTAAGGAGATGAGTGGGAAACGTTTCATCTGGAAAGCTGTTGACCAAAATGGAAGAATTCAGTACGGGGCATGGTCGGGAGATGGTTTTTCTGAGGTTCAGTCACGCTTAAGGAAGGAAGGCTACTTCCCGGTCTGGGTCCGTTCTGCTCTTAATTTGAACAACGTATTCTTTTTAAATCGAACAAATCTCAAGTGGAGCGGCTTCGCCCGCCGCTTGGCTACTTTATTAGAAGCGGGGATTCCCTTGCTTCAGGCTTTAGAAATGATGACCTGCCATGAGAAAAAATTAACGCCTGAGCAAGAACAATGGCATAAGGTTAAGGAGCGGGTAGAAACAGGCAGTGACTTGTCAGCGGCGTTAGCCGATCTTACCTCTGCTCCCAGCGCCTTTGTACTCTCAATGATTAAAGCGGGTGAATACACTGGGACTGTAGGAAAGGTGCTGACTGAAATCGCCGATGAATTAGATCAGGAACAGGTTTATCAACAAAAAATTAAGTCTGCCCTTGCCTATCCGATGTTTTTGTTGGTTGCTGTGATCTTAGTAATCTACGTCCTCTCTGTCTGGGTTCTCCCGATGTACGAAAAACTATTTTTGAGTGTAGGCGCTGTAGATTTGCCATTTTTGACTAAAGTCATTTTTGCCGGCGGTCAAAGACTTCCCTGCGTTTTGTGGAGTGTCCTTGGTTTGGCCGGTTGTGGATTACTAATTTTGAGATTCACGAGACCCGATCACTGGAAAATTCGTCTTGAGAATTTGCTGAGTCGCCTCCCTCTCATCGGAAGAGTTCTCCATCTACGAGATTTAGTTCAGTTTAGCCGGATGTTAGGTCGGTTATTGGCGGCCGGAATTCCCTTACTGGAAGCATTACGTCTCACAGCAGGAATGCTGCGCCGTCCTGAGATGCTGGAGTTAACGAACCAACTTGTACTAAGTGTTCGTCACGGGAAACGAATGGCACCTTTGTTGCGTGCGAGTAGAATTTTTCCTAAGGAAGGAGCTGAAATGATAGGGGTCGCCGAGGAAGCCGGAGAGTTGGATCAGATGCTCCATTATGTTACGCAAATGTTTAGCCGTGAACTTGAGGGTCAGCTCGATCGTTCAACGCGTATGATTGGACCGGCACTTATTCTTGTTATAGCTGGGCTGATCGGTTTAGTTGCAGGTGGGATCATGCTTCCGATGATTGATTTGAGTTCAAAGCTTCAATAAAGAGAAATTGCATGGCAGAAGTCGAACGCCGGAAGAAGCAAAAAGTAAGGGGTCCGGGATAACAATGAAATTATAAACATGTGACCGCAGATAAGTTTAGTTTACTCAAGATCCTAAAAGACTCCAGGGTATTAAGGAGGTATTGAGATGAATCATCTTAAGCGGGACAATGGGTTTACCTTGATTGAAGTGCTGGCTGTCATTATTATTATTGCTGCGCTGGCCTATATTGCGATCCCAAAATTGGTCTCAAGTACTGCAAATGCACGGCAAAAAGCAGATATAGCCACAGCGCACCAGGTTAAAGCGGCCTTAGATCGTTATCAGGTTGAAAATGGGGTGTATCCGAAAAGCACAGAATTTACTGCAGATGAAGGAACTGTAACAAGTACGAAACTTATTCCCAAATACATAAGTAAACTAGACAAAACAGTTACTCAACAGGTCGCAGAGGGTAAAGAAGGTTTTGGTGTCAAAGCTCTGGTGCAAGATGGTGCAGATGAAACGCTACTTGTTATTCCAGATAATACAACTGCATCACCCACAAACTTAATTATGGTCTATTTGTCGGCCAATGGGTTGGGTGCCGAAGTTCGAGTCTATGATTCCACTTTAACACAGATTCTTTGGACCTCGGCTAATTAATGTATTAAGGAATCACAAAAAATAACTAAATGTTTAGATAAATACCCAATAGTTGATGTTCAATATACATAAATCAAGAAAAGAGGTATGAGTTGTTGTACTTGATGAGTATAACAATAGGGTTTTTAGGGCTCGTAATTGGAAGTTTTCTGAACGTAGTCATATATCGTGTCCCGCGGGGAGAATCCATTGTATCCCCCGGTTCTCATTGTACTGCTTGCGGGCATGCTTTACGGGCCTGGGAATTAATTCCGGTGCTCAGCTTTATCATTCAAAAAGGGCAATGCCGTAACTGTCAGGCTTCTATTTCCTGGCGTTATCCGGCCGTTGAACTTTTAACCGGTATCCTCTTCTTTCTTACAGCATCCTTTAGTTTATATATGGGTATTCATTTGGCTCGTTTAGTTCTAAACCTTGTCTTTGTAGCGGTTTTGATCGCCTTAGCTTTTATTGATTTGGACACCTTCCGTTTACCGGATGTGCTCACCCTTCCCCTTTTGGGGTTAGGCTTATTAGGGTCTTTTTTCATACCGGGAAATCCGGCTGGCTGGGAGAGCTTGCTCAGTGCTTTGGGCGCAGGAGGAATATTCCTGATTATTGCCCTTGTTTATCCCCAAGGAATGGGTCTGGGCGATGTTAAATTGGCTGCGGCGATGGGCGCTTTCTTAGGGTTTCCGTCAATTTTCCTGGCGATTTTTGTGGGAAGTTTAGCAGGAGCCTTCGTTGGGACCGTCCTCCTTATGACTGGTCAAAAGCGCTTTCGTCAACAGATTCCTTTTGGACCCTATCTGGCCTTAGGGGCAATTCTAACATTATTATGGGGAACCCAAATTTTTGACTGGTATTGGACTTGGGTAAGATGATGTTCGATCTATCCGAGTGCTAGCTCTGATTGATACTGCAATAATCAAACCCCGTACTTCGAACCTCGAACCTCGATAAAGGGGGGGTTTTCATGCAAAAAAATTCCGTGGTCTTTGAATTGACGAATGGAGAAATTCGAGTTTTTGATTTTTCGGTCTCTTCGTTCTGGAAACCGGGTCATAGTTCTGCAAAAGTCAAATATGACCGCATTCCAATACCGACTGGAATCATTGAACAGGGAACTGTGCGTGACAAGAACTCCTTAATTGACATTTTATTGACCTATAGGTCAAGGAACTCAGGTAAGTATCAGAAGGTATACTTGGCTATTTCACTGCAGCAAGGATTTATTCAAGCCTATACCCTGCCCTGGCTTCCTAAACGCGACAGAACATCGGCACTGTCTTTATTGGTCGATGAAGAAATTTCGATTGCAAGATCGGACTTGCTATATGATTATCTGGTCATTTCTGAAGAAAAGCACAAAAACCTCAAAGTTCTGCTCGGCGCAGCAAGGCGAAGTCTCCTTGAACATTATGTTTTTATCTTCGGACAAGCAGGCTTTACAATTACTGAAGTGGACTTTGGTTTTTCAATATTAGGTCAAGCCTTAGGATTTGAGGCAAAGGAAGATGCGCTTTACCTTCAGGGGGAGTCTGGGAGTTTACAATTGGTATTATTTCGGGGGATAGTTCCTGAAAATATACGTACTTTATCCCCCTGGCCTGCGAAAAATGAACTTGGTCAGCTAACGTTGAATCTCGGGTCCGCAGAGGATGAGAGGGAGATAAGTTTAAGTGCACAGGTCGAAGTATGGGAAAACGAAATAAACCGCATTCTCTTGTACTATAGAACACAGTACCAAGATCTTAATTTGAAAAGTTTGGTTTGGACCGGGAACTATGCAGCAGAAAAACTGGCCCGGAGGCTGGCAGATTCTGTTCAAAGCCTGACAGTTAAACAAGCCGGGCTAAGGGATATTCCCGATCCGTGGCAGAAGGTGATTGAAGACAGCCCAGGATGTGGTGAAGTGGCAGTTGGCTATGCCCTTAGAATTTTGACGCGGCGTCCTGGGCTTAACCTTTGGCGTCAGCCGACTTCTGAACAGAAAGTTCAGCGAACTTACCTTAGGTTAGCGTTTTTGGTCGTATTTCTTTTAATAATACAAATTTTAATAGGGGTTTCTCTCTCTCACATGGCGATGCCTTTGCAGCAGGAGGTAAATCAGCTTTCAAGTCAAGGACTAAAGGTTGATGAGCAGAATAACAGTCAGGAAGCGCTCGCAACGGCCTGGAATAAGGTGAGTGTTCACTCAGAAGAAATTGGAGAGAGATTGGCCGAAGTTTATGGCTTGGCGGAAACAGGACTTAATATTGAGCAGGTGGTCTTTAAACAAGATATCCTGTCTGTGCGTGGAAGTGCTATTGGCTCAAAGAGTGTTCAAACAACGATCCGGGATTTACGGTTCTTAGGCTGGGAAGAGCTGGCTTTGACTAGTTATAAAGTGACGGAGCCAGACAATGTTGAGTTTGCTTTGAGTGCAAAATATGGTCGCAGCAGAAGGGAGGAAACATTGCTTTCGCTTCCTTAACACCCCTCTGCTTCACGGGAAAAATTTCAGTGTGAAGGAGCGGTTACCATGGCTTTTTTCTTAAGTGAGATCAAGGATAAAACAATCACTGAATCTTCTGTGCCATTTCTTTGGCGACGTCTCTCCCCGCGTAGTCTAAGGGGTGTCATTATTGGAGTTCTCGCCTGCAATATCATGGTGTTTCTGATGCTTTGTCAGCCCGCCTATTTACGACTGAGTTCCTTACAGGAGGATAAGATACATTGGGAAGAAGTATTGAGGAGGGGAGTAAGCTATACTAGCCCTATTATTCCTACAATGGATCAATTGCCTGATATGATTGAGCAATGCCGTAATGCCTTTGTAAACCAAGGCGTGAACGTGGTTTCGGTAAATGTCGAACGGTTTGGTGAAAGGCGGGAGGCCGGAAAAGGTGCGAGTATTGATTACGCTTTAGTTCGTTTGCGTTTACTTGGGCAATGGCAAGGAATCGTCACATCTCTCAAAGAACTTGAGGAAATGCAAGGCGTCGGCATTCATGCTCAGGAAGTAGTATTAGCGGAACCAGGTGGAGAAGCTCTGCTCCAGATCTACTTCTGTACAGGAGAATAATAATTTGGTAAGATATATAAGTTAATGAATTTTATGTAACAAGACATTCCTTATCTTCCATAATCTAAGGAGAGGAGGAATGTGACGTGAAAAGGGAATATTGCATTCAACCCGGGGACAATTTTCATGCTTTAGCTCAACGCTGGGGCGGGACCTGTGAGGATTTTTTACAGATCAACCCGAATGTTGATCCCCTTAGACTTCAAATTGGGCAAAAAATTGTTCTCCCTGAATTTAAAGGGACTAAAGGGATTGAGCAATATGCAGATATTAGTGAAGACCAGGGACATCAGTTTGCCGGAGAATATTTAGACGAAGTCGAAATGGAAGTCGAAGGAGTTCATGTTCGTCTGCGACGCATCGGTGAACCAAAAACTCCTCATGAAATCCATTTAATACTCCCAAGAACTGAAATACGTAAAATCCAGCCCGCCGGACCATGTGGACCAACAGAAGTACAAATCATGCTAAGTAACTTGAATGTTGTGCTCTCCCCTCGCTTAATGAGCGGAGATGGGGACAAAGCGGAACAGGGGAAACCCGCGGTGCAGACAACACAGGAGTGACAAGAGTGACAAGACGAGTGTGAAACGTTGCCCGACATTTTTGTTATGGGTGAAGATTTTTTCGCACTCGTTTACTTTGATTCATGCCGCCTCTTTGACGAAAATACTATGCTA encodes the following:
- a CDS encoding LysM peptidoglycan-binding domain-containing protein, giving the protein MKREYCIQPGDNFHALAQRWGGTCEDFLQINPNVDPLRLQIGQKIVLPEFKGTKGIEQYADISEDQGHQFAGEYLDEVEMEVEGVHVRLRRIGEPKTPHEIHLILPRTEIRKIQPAGPCGPTEVQIMLSNLNVVLSPRLMSGDGDKAEQGKPAVQTTQE